CAGGTGGGATTAAGCTGATCGAAATTGCTTGGAATACCGATCGCGCCGAATCACTGATTCCCAAATTGCAGCAGGAGTTACCTGATTGCAAAATCGGGACAGGCACGGTTTTAGATATTGATAGTGTAGAAAGGGCGATTGGCTGTGGTTGTAGCTTTCTTTTTACCCCTCATACCAATCCTGAACTGATTGCCAAGGGTGTCGAAAGTAATATTCCTGTAATTGCGGGGGCGCTGACACCGACGGAAATAATTACGGCTTGGCAGGCTGGAGCAGCCGCAGTTAAGGTTTTTCCCATTAAGGTGTTTGGTGGTGTTGAGTATCTAAAATGCTTACAGCCCGTGTTGCGCGATATTCCGTTAATTCCGACGGGCGGGATTACGATTCAAAATGCTGATCAATTTCTGGCGGCTGGGGCGATCGCGGTGGGCATTTCTAGCCATTTATTTTCACCAGAGGCGATCGCTGAAGATGACTGGACGACGATTATTGCAAGATCGCAAACTTTAATTCAAAAAGTTCAACCATTTCAAAATCAATAGTGTGTCGAGCTTTGCACGACACACAAACCCAAAAGAGAGTTGCGCCGCAACTCTCTTTTGGGTTTTGCTTTAACATGACTAGCGACAGCTATAAAATTAATTTATGCAATATGCAGCATTAGGGCTAGATGTCGGTAGAAAACGGATTGGGGTAGCAGGATGCGATCGCCTCGGTATATCTGTGCATGGCATCACCACAATTACTCGTAAATCATGGGATGAAGACATGGCAATCCTGCGATCGCTAATAGTCGAGCGCGATATTGACACGCTTGTGGTGGGCTTACCCTACAACATGGACGGCTCCCTCGGTCATCAAGCCAAACATGTCCAAAAATTTGCCAATGGTGCTGCCAAGCAATTAGGTATAGCTGTGGAATTTGTCGATGAGCGCTTAACCTCCTACGAAGCCGAAGAAATGATGCGATCGCAGGGCATTTCCACAAGACATAACAAGGAAATGATTGATCGCAAGGCGGCTGCCCTAATCTTGCAACAATGGCTAGCTCTCAAACGTCAACCAACCCCATAGAAAAATATCGCGAAGCGAGACTTTTCTATAAACTGTCCCTTTTGCTGTCATAATGCTTAAAAGCGCCAAAAGCCTTATACAAGAGGGTTTCTCTGAGCTAGTAGTGCTATAGGATACAAAACAGCAATCTATGGAAGGATCGACGATCGTACTTAAGGATGACGCAGGTAAGAGCTTGCCTTGCACTGTCGAAACCGCGTTTAAAGTGGACAGCACCGAATATTTGTTGCTGCAACCAGTAGACTTTTCTGTGCAAATCTTTGCATGGCAAGAAACCGATGACGAAGAAGAAACTGAATTAGTCGATGTCACCGAAGAGGAAATTGACCTAATTTTCCCAGTAGCTCAGGCGGTTTTAGCAGAACAAAATCTTTCACTAAAACGTTCGGCACATACATTGACGGTTGAAGGTGAATTACCTGAGCCAACTGAAGACGATATTATTGAGATCGATACCGAAGAAGATGGCAACTGTGGTGAATTTCAAGAACTAGCCCATTTCTACTACGAAGAGCAAGCTTTTTCTGTATTTACATCCCTCGATCCTCTGATGTTTATTGCTAAAGTTGGAGATGACGGTCAGCCTGAAGTCCTTACCCCTGAAGAAATGGCAGCCCTTGAGCCTTATGTGGAGCAATATCTAGACCATGTCCTCAGCACAGAAGATGCCGAAGAAGAGTTCTAACTGGCTATTTTATGGTGTTGCCGTTCCCTTAACTATCCTTGTTACTGGTATTGTCAGCAGTTCTTGGTGGATTTGGGCAAGTGCAGCACCTAGCAATTTTGGGGCGAAAATTCGATTAACGATATCCGATGGGATGCCAACACAAGCGATCGCCCAAGAGCTAGAATCCGCAGGCGTAATTCGTTCTGCTTTAGCTTTGCGTTTGTGGGTAACGTGGCAGTCGCTGCGAAGTAGTGAGTCAGTAGCCCTGCGATCGGGAACCTATGACTTTGCGACCAATCAATCATTACCAGAAGTTGTAGCTCAAATCCAGACAGCCAAATCTTCAGAAGTAAGATTTACGATTCCTGAAGGTTGGTCGATCGCGCAGATGGCAAGTTTATTTGAGGAGCAAGGCTTTTTTGCGGCTAAGGATTTTGTGATTGCGGCTCAGCGGATCAGTCCTAAGCGACGCACTTGGCTCCCTGATGACATTCCTAGTCTAGAAGGATTTCTCTTCCCTGACACTTATCAAATCTTGCCTTCGGAAGCGACACCTGATCGGATTATTGATTTGATGCTTAATCGCTTTGAAGAAGTGGCTTTACCGCTTTATCAAGACAATCAGTCTGGTAATCCGAAGGTCAAAATTAGCCTTAAAGATTGGGTTACTCTGGCAAGTATTGTGGAAAAAGAAGCAGTAATTGAATCAGAGCGGCAGATCATTTCTGGTGTTTTCTGGAATCGCATCAAAAAAAATATGCGTTTAGAGTCCGATCCTACGGTTGAATATGGCTTAAATATTCGCCAAACACCTGAAAATCCTCTTACCTTAGACCAAGTTCGTACTGCTTCACCCTATAACACTTATTTAAATGAAGGTTTGCCCCCTGGGGCGATCGCTTCAGTTGGATTAGCGAGTCTTAAGGCTACTCTTGATCCAGCGACTACCGATTACTTGTTTTTTGTGGCTAAGTTTGACGGCAGTCATGTATTTAGTCGTACTTTTGAGGAACACGAAAAAGCATTGCAAGCGATCGATAAAAAAATTCAGCAAAAAACACCTAAACAATAAAATATTCTACGTGGAGCGCGAGATGTTCTCGTTAACGTGAGTTCGATATAGCCATTTGCGGCGTGCGAACGCCGCAAATGGCGAAAAATGGTAAGAATCGCTAAGCGATTCTTACCATTTTTCGCTTTCGTCGAACTGACATTCTCGTTAGGGATAGAAAACTGATTTTTCTCTGTAATCTTCTATCTTGGGATGATTTGATAAACGAGCTTTAAGTAAAAGTGAGTTCGATATCGCTATTTGCATCTTGCTTTATCCCAAAACACCAAATGGCTTAGCCATTTGGTGTTTTGGGATGGCTATATAGCAATCCTAAATGGGTTGTGAGAGTGCGCCCCTTCTATATTGGGTTGGTGTGTCGAGCATCGTGCAGACCTCTTGCATATTGTTACGCTGTTTACCTATTCTCTAGTTTAATCTGAATGTTTTCCTTTGACCTTTTTACTTGTTTACAAGTCGGGCATAATTACGGAAATCTTCTCGTTGCGGTGTTTTCGATAAATTGTGAAATCGCTGTCTAATGTCAGAACAGCACTATTCTCATAAATTTCTGACATCCTCACCAAGCAGGCATCTGCTAAGGACATTGGTACATTTTGATAGCGGACAAGAAGTTTTTCTACGCTTTGATTCTCTTCGTCTAGATGAAAAGGAATCTGGACAACGCCTTTATCAATAAAAGAGAAGATGATCTCTTTGCTGGAAGGTATCCTTTGGAGTAAAAAGCAAGTCTCGGTGATGACGGCTTCGCAGGTGATTAATGGTGGTGAAATTTTGGCTAGTTCGCGAACTGCCCAATTATGATAAGAATCGCGACGATCAATCAGTGACACAAAAACACTAGCATCGAGAATAATTTGCTGGCTCATGCTAGGTTTTGATTTTTGAGTTCATGCTTTTGAAGGGAAATATCGCCGCCAATATCGAGAGAACCGATGAGATCGCCTGCTAGTTCTAGGGCAGATATAGATTGGCGATCGGGATTTAAGGTGTCTTTTTGTTTGTTTTGATTGCCAATAAACTCAGCAAAATCTAAAATTTGCTTCTGTTTGACTAGAGGTAAGCTTCTAACAAGTTCGATAATCCTTTGTTCGATTGTTACTGTCGCTTTCATATTTTTGTCCTGTTACCTATTCTCTAGTTTAATCTGAAAACATGGCTTCTAGATTTTGATCGCCTCTAAGCACTCACGTAATTTCTATGTCTTCAGATCCTGTGAAGTCTTGCTCTTAGCTGATTAATAGCTGTTTCGCCATCAACGCCTTCTCCGCGATCGCATTCTGCGGCGGCGATGTCGATTTTGTTGCGGAGTTCTTCGACTAGACTTGTCGTTACTCCTTAATAGTTGTCAAGGAGCTTAACTTTTTTGACGTAGGGATTAATCATAATCTCTGTTATATTCGGTTAGGGAATCCAATTTATCAAGTAGTTTTAGCCCGATCGCCCGATCGCCTTTAGCTGCTAACAGCTTAAATCTGGTATGGGTATCAAATTCGACAAGGGCGATCGTGGAGAGTTCTTCAATGAGTTTATTGACGCTCAAGCCTTGACTTTCTGCGAGTTTTTTTAGTCTGAGGTGTTTGTCGTCTGGTAGGCGAATAGTTAAGGTTGCCATGAGTCACTCCTGTTACCTTTTTACTTTTTCCTTGCTTTGGAGTCTTTGTTGAAATTGGGCAATGATTTCAGGGGTTAGTTCTTTTTCTGGTTCAACGGTTTCTCGTTCTACTAATGCTATTTCTATTTCAGTGGGAGATGCCGTTCCTAGCTTTTGCAAAAGGTCAGTGAAGCCTGATTGTTGTTGATTAGTTTCTTGTTTGGGAATTGGGTGAACGGTGTAATTTACAGAAGATTGACGAGTTAGAGCGTAGACAATGTATTGATTTAAAGATACTCCTTCACTTTCTGCTAAATGGATTAGTTGTTGGTGTAGTGTATCTGGTAAGCGTAGGGTTAATCGGCTCATAGTGAGGCTCCTCTAAGCTAGAGAGGCAAGTATTGGATATGATTAGTAAAGTCTTCCAAATCGCTAACTTTGGCAATTAGTTCTAAATCCCTTACACAAACTCCTATACTCGCAATTTGTTGTGCGGCGTAAATAATGCCAATAAAGTTAGTCTCTTCTTGCAGAAGTTGATGGGCGATCGCTAAAAAATCATCATCTCTGGTGAATAAGACTCTCTGTAACTCGTTGGCTCTTGCTAAAACTAGCGGGTCTGGATCGCCCGATCGCTGATCTTCTTGAACAGAAAGTACATCTACTCCTCTCAGACGCAATCCAAGTAAAATTTGGCGCGGTACGTT
This genomic stretch from Pseudanabaena galeata CCNP1313 harbors:
- a CDS encoding bifunctional 4-hydroxy-2-oxoglutarate aldolase/2-dehydro-3-deoxy-phosphogluconate aldolase, which produces MNPWISLLQQHRIIAVIRADNVVTAREMALAAAAGGIKLIEIAWNTDRAESLIPKLQQELPDCKIGTGTVLDIDSVERAIGCGCSFLFTPHTNPELIAKGVESNIPVIAGALTPTEIITAWQAGAAAVKVFPIKVFGGVEYLKCLQPVLRDIPLIPTGGITIQNADQFLAAGAIAVGISSHLFSPEAIAEDDWTTIIARSQTLIQKVQPFQNQ
- the ruvX gene encoding Holliday junction resolvase RuvX — protein: MQYAALGLDVGRKRIGVAGCDRLGISVHGITTITRKSWDEDMAILRSLIVERDIDTLVVGLPYNMDGSLGHQAKHVQKFANGAAKQLGIAVEFVDERLTSYEAEEMMRSQGISTRHNKEMIDRKAAALILQQWLALKRQPTP
- a CDS encoding DUF3727 domain-containing protein — its product is MEGSTIVLKDDAGKSLPCTVETAFKVDSTEYLLLQPVDFSVQIFAWQETDDEEETELVDVTEEEIDLIFPVAQAVLAEQNLSLKRSAHTLTVEGELPEPTEDDIIEIDTEEDGNCGEFQELAHFYYEEQAFSVFTSLDPLMFIAKVGDDGQPEVLTPEEMAALEPYVEQYLDHVLSTEDAEEEF
- the mltG gene encoding endolytic transglycosylase MltG, with the translated sequence MSSAQKMPKKSSNWLFYGVAVPLTILVTGIVSSSWWIWASAAPSNFGAKIRLTISDGMPTQAIAQELESAGVIRSALALRLWVTWQSLRSSESVALRSGTYDFATNQSLPEVVAQIQTAKSSEVRFTIPEGWSIAQMASLFEEQGFFAAKDFVIAAQRISPKRRTWLPDDIPSLEGFLFPDTYQILPSEATPDRIIDLMLNRFEEVALPLYQDNQSGNPKVKISLKDWVTLASIVEKEAVIESERQIISGVFWNRIKKNMRLESDPTVEYGLNIRQTPENPLTLDQVRTASPYNTYLNEGLPPGAIASVGLASLKATLDPATTDYLFFVAKFDGSHVFSRTFEEHEKALQAIDKKIQQKTPKQ
- a CDS encoding type II toxin-antitoxin system VapC family toxin, with product MSQQIILDASVFVSLIDRRDSYHNWAVRELAKISPPLITCEAVITETCFLLQRIPSSKEIIFSFIDKGVVQIPFHLDEENQSVEKLLVRYQNVPMSLADACLVRMSEIYENSAVLTLDSDFTIYRKHRNEKISVIMPDL
- a CDS encoding toxin-antitoxin system HicB family antitoxin; its protein translation is MATLTIRLPDDKHLRLKKLAESQGLSVNKLIEELSTIALVEFDTHTRFKLLAAKGDRAIGLKLLDKLDSLTEYNRDYD
- a CDS encoding YlcI/YnfO family protein — encoded protein: MSRLTLRLPDTLHQQLIHLAESEGVSLNQYIVYALTRQSSVNYTVHPIPKQETNQQQSGFTDLLQKLGTASPTEIEIALVERETVEPEKELTPEIIAQFQQRLQSKEKVKR
- a CDS encoding DUF5615 family PIN-like protein, yielding MAIALYMDENVPRQILLGLRLRGVDVLSVQEDQRSGDPDPLVLARANELQRVLFTRDDDFLAIAHQLLQEETNFIGIIYAAQQIASIGVCVRDLELIAKVSDLEDFTNHIQYLPL